One region of Mycobacterium riyadhense genomic DNA includes:
- a CDS encoding aromatic ring-hydroxylating oxygenase subunit alpha produces MDVNWTPLPVPWAVQTADRIPKQRYYDPEFYALETEMLWPRVWQMACRLEEIPKAGDFVEYEILDESIIVVRLDDANVRAYHNACRHRGVKLVEGNGSRRTFVCPFHGWCWSIDGHNTYVARPEVFDEHNLCPEDLQLVSVRCEMWGGCAWINLDEAAPPLRQCLEPFASIYDAWKVEALRTEWWQSCRLPVNWKLATAAFMEGYHVPQTHPQLLPSAQHNGASATHEIIQASLYFMRTLGTGMGGMTHENDIRIAEGLQNMELPADPVAAMAVWKSTLNDAVVSWHRARGSDMPDLNELVRRGITDAIGFGFPHHFILPTYSSASSYRIRPLGPEETLFEIWSLTRFPSDLSAGRPTPPQPMGPDDPRWPPIPAQDFSNLPRQQKGLHSKGFEYMRLSNQIEGLISNFERVVDGFLAGLPYETLVPAIQKTNTTIDVPIVDLGFAQSATSDAR; encoded by the coding sequence ATGGACGTGAACTGGACGCCGCTACCGGTGCCATGGGCGGTACAGACCGCCGATCGAATCCCCAAGCAGCGCTACTACGACCCGGAGTTCTACGCGCTGGAGACCGAGATGCTCTGGCCCCGCGTATGGCAGATGGCGTGCCGCCTCGAGGAGATTCCCAAAGCGGGCGACTTCGTGGAGTACGAAATCCTCGACGAGTCGATCATCGTGGTGCGACTCGACGACGCCAACGTACGCGCCTACCACAACGCGTGCCGTCATCGCGGTGTAAAGCTGGTGGAAGGCAACGGCTCCCGGCGCACCTTCGTCTGTCCGTTCCACGGGTGGTGCTGGAGCATCGACGGACACAACACCTACGTGGCGCGGCCCGAGGTGTTCGACGAACACAACCTGTGCCCGGAGGATCTTCAGCTGGTATCGGTCAGGTGCGAAATGTGGGGTGGGTGTGCGTGGATCAATCTCGACGAAGCCGCTCCCCCGCTACGGCAATGCCTGGAGCCCTTCGCGTCGATCTATGACGCCTGGAAAGTCGAGGCGCTGCGCACCGAGTGGTGGCAATCGTGTCGGCTTCCGGTCAACTGGAAGCTGGCGACGGCCGCGTTCATGGAGGGCTACCACGTCCCGCAGACCCATCCGCAGCTGCTGCCGTCGGCGCAACACAATGGAGCGTCGGCAACCCACGAGATCATCCAGGCCAGCCTGTACTTTATGCGAACACTCGGCACGGGCATGGGCGGAATGACCCACGAGAATGACATCCGCATCGCCGAAGGCTTGCAGAACATGGAACTGCCGGCCGATCCCGTTGCGGCGATGGCGGTCTGGAAGAGCACGCTGAACGACGCGGTGGTCAGCTGGCATCGCGCCCGCGGCAGCGACATGCCCGACCTCAATGAACTGGTGCGGCGTGGGATCACCGACGCGATCGGGTTCGGCTTCCCGCACCATTTCATCCTGCCGACCTACAGCAGTGCCTCGTCTTACCGGATTCGTCCGCTGGGGCCCGAGGAGACCCTGTTCGAGATCTGGTCTCTCACCCGTTTCCCGTCAGACCTTTCTGCGGGCCGCCCCACCCCACCGCAACCCATGGGTCCCGATGATCCCCGCTGGCCGCCCATCCCCGCCCAGGACTTCTCCAATCTTCCGAGGCAGCAAAAAGGGCTGCACTCCAAGGGCTTTGAGTACATGCGGCTGTCGAATCAGATCGAAGGATTGATCTCCAACTTCGAACGCGTCGTCGACGGTTTCCTCGCCGGCCTACCGTACGAAACGCTGGTTCCCGCGATACAGAAGACCAACACCACCATCGATGTTCCGATCGTCGACCTCGGATTTGCGCAGAGCGCCACGTCGGACGCCCGATGA
- a CDS encoding TetR/AcrR family transcriptional regulator yields the protein MTNPRATNEDLTAKARIRNAALDLYAQFGEDRISLRAIAAEAGVTLGLVQHHFKTKAGLRNAVDRLVVDHFAQAIADVPTEGPPAELAVARDNAVRRMLVDNPAVVNYIRRSVLEASDDRMHLLDVLVELTRSEVAALRQAGVASTRRRESIQVVTVLLRQMGELLLQPFVDATWERVAPAGDGPKPRLSVAIRED from the coding sequence ATGACCAACCCGCGGGCGACGAACGAGGACCTGACCGCGAAGGCCCGCATCCGCAACGCCGCGCTGGACCTGTATGCGCAGTTTGGCGAGGATCGGATCTCATTACGCGCCATCGCGGCCGAAGCCGGAGTCACCCTTGGTCTCGTTCAGCATCACTTCAAAACCAAGGCTGGTCTTCGCAACGCGGTCGACCGGCTTGTCGTGGACCACTTCGCCCAAGCCATCGCCGACGTTCCCACCGAGGGCCCTCCAGCGGAGCTAGCAGTTGCCCGCGATAACGCAGTTAGGCGCATGCTGGTCGACAACCCGGCCGTGGTGAACTACATCCGGCGTTCGGTTTTGGAGGCGTCTGACGATCGGATGCATCTGCTCGATGTGTTAGTTGAGCTGACTCGCAGCGAGGTCGCAGCATTGCGCCAGGCCGGGGTCGCCTCTACCCGGCGTCGCGAATCAATCCAGGTAGTCACGGTGCTGCTGCGGCAAATGGGCGAACTGCTGCTCCAGCCGTTTGTCGATGCGACTTGGGAGCGCGTCGCGCCCGCCGGCGACGGTCCGAAACCCCGTCTGTCGGTCGCGATCCGGGAAGACTGA
- a CDS encoding dihydrodipicolinate reductase yields the protein MTATKTQRRIRVFQVATGNVGTEMIKRLCHYPDLELVGLYCYTTEKIGRDAGELAGLAPNGVIATGSVDDIIAAKPDVLTFHGVFPDEDLYVKVLEAGINIVTTADWITGHHRDTNHPHPSGKPTTVVLREACERGGSTFYGTGMNPGLCQILGVVHTCDVADLENVTVIESVDVSCHHSAPTWEMCGYGRPIDDPEIPGMLEKGTRVFADSVYLMADCFDLELDEVAYSCELGACTKDVDLGWYKLPRGSLGASYIKYRGLVGGVPKVEAHIEWQMTPHTDPHWDVKGCYITRIQGDPTVYSKHMIIPHRSADLSTPAAFASLGMTVTGMPALNAIRSVVAAPPGILTSADVPLRGFAGRFK from the coding sequence ATGACCGCCACGAAGACACAGCGTCGGATTCGAGTTTTCCAGGTGGCGACGGGCAACGTCGGCACCGAGATGATCAAACGGCTCTGCCATTACCCCGACCTGGAGTTGGTCGGATTATATTGCTACACAACGGAAAAGATCGGTCGTGATGCCGGCGAGTTGGCCGGGCTGGCGCCGAATGGCGTGATCGCCACCGGGTCGGTCGACGACATCATCGCAGCCAAACCCGATGTACTGACGTTTCACGGTGTGTTTCCCGATGAAGACCTCTATGTGAAAGTCCTGGAAGCCGGCATCAACATAGTCACCACGGCGGACTGGATCACCGGGCATCACCGAGATACCAACCACCCGCACCCGTCGGGCAAGCCCACCACGGTGGTGCTGCGCGAGGCATGTGAACGCGGCGGATCGACCTTCTACGGAACCGGAATGAATCCCGGGCTATGCCAGATTCTCGGTGTGGTGCATACCTGTGACGTGGCCGATCTGGAAAACGTGACGGTCATCGAGTCCGTGGATGTGTCGTGCCACCACTCGGCCCCGACGTGGGAGATGTGCGGCTATGGCCGGCCGATCGACGATCCCGAGATACCGGGCATGTTGGAGAAGGGCACCCGGGTGTTCGCCGACAGCGTGTATCTGATGGCCGACTGCTTCGATCTCGAACTCGACGAAGTTGCCTATTCCTGCGAGTTGGGAGCATGCACCAAGGACGTCGACTTGGGCTGGTACAAGTTGCCCAGGGGTTCGCTTGGCGCCAGTTACATCAAGTATCGGGGCCTGGTCGGAGGTGTGCCCAAAGTTGAGGCACACATCGAATGGCAGATGACGCCACACACCGACCCGCACTGGGACGTGAAAGGCTGCTACATCACCCGTATTCAGGGCGACCCCACGGTGTACAGCAAGCACATGATCATCCCGCACCGCAGCGCCGACTTGTCCACTCCGGCGGCGTTCGCCTCGTTGGGAATGACCGTCACCGGAATGCCCGCGCTCAACGCGATCCGGTCTGTTGTCGCCGCCCCACCCGGGATCTTGACCAGTGCGGACGTGCCCTTGCGTGGCTTTGCCGGGCGGTTCAAGTAG
- a CDS encoding TetR/AcrR family transcriptional regulator — translation MLEAALRSLASGDPGAASANRIAKESGATWGAVKYQFGDIDGFWAAVLHRTAERRGELPSNAVCGGPLRERVAIIIDTMYEGLTSSDSRAIETLRRALPNDRAELERLYPRTAAELSSWQHSWALACQKAFAGLDVDPDRIREVAAFIPGAMRGITSERQLGTYSDLDEARRGLTNAIVAYLENSGSE, via the coding sequence ATGCTGGAGGCCGCGCTGCGATCACTGGCCTCCGGCGATCCCGGGGCGGCGTCGGCCAATCGCATCGCCAAAGAAAGCGGCGCCACCTGGGGAGCTGTCAAATACCAGTTCGGCGATATCGACGGATTTTGGGCTGCGGTATTGCACCGTACCGCGGAGCGCCGCGGCGAACTGCCGTCGAACGCAGTCTGCGGCGGGCCGCTGCGCGAGCGGGTCGCGATCATCATCGATACCATGTATGAGGGGCTGACCTCCAGCGATTCCCGGGCGATCGAGACGCTGCGCAGGGCACTGCCCAATGACCGCGCCGAGCTGGAGCGGCTCTATCCGCGCACTGCTGCCGAATTGTCGTCCTGGCAGCACAGCTGGGCACTGGCCTGCCAGAAGGCGTTTGCCGGCCTGGATGTCGACCCAGATCGGATTCGCGAGGTGGCTGCGTTTATCCCCGGGGCGATGCGAGGGATCACGTCAGAAAGGCAGCTAGGCACCTACTCAGACCTCGACGAGGCGCGCCGCGGGCTGACCAACGCGATCGTTGCGTATCTGGAAAACTCTGGCTCCGAATGA
- a CDS encoding enoyl-CoA hydratase-related protein: protein MERRVLEAVIYEREPPIARIVLNRADKANTKDSQLVTEVDDCLHEADRDKEIKVVILKANGMGFCGGHVARWGPDENPYPDFGDTFEDLYKGTADLFLWPTLYLWEFPKPTISQIHGYCMGGGIYLGLLTDFCVASDDAYFQMPLAQSLGEPGGHTMIEPWLMMNWHRTMDWLLLAPTLSAQQALDWGLLNRVVPREELENVVEEMARKIAQIPLTTLMAVKNNVKRAWELMGMRVHLQVSHILTNMVGAASDVQQRRAELTQSGLKPRDFVDRDE from the coding sequence ATGGAGCGGCGCGTCCTTGAAGCGGTCATCTATGAGCGCGAACCGCCGATTGCGCGGATTGTCCTGAATCGAGCCGACAAGGCCAACACCAAAGATTCTCAACTAGTCACCGAAGTCGACGACTGCCTGCACGAGGCGGATCGCGACAAAGAGATCAAAGTTGTCATCCTGAAGGCCAATGGGATGGGCTTCTGCGGCGGGCACGTGGCGCGTTGGGGTCCGGACGAGAACCCATACCCGGACTTCGGAGATACCTTTGAGGACCTCTACAAGGGCACCGCGGACTTGTTCCTGTGGCCCACGCTGTACCTGTGGGAGTTTCCCAAGCCGACGATCTCGCAAATCCACGGCTACTGCATGGGCGGCGGCATCTATCTCGGTCTGCTGACCGATTTCTGTGTGGCATCCGACGACGCGTATTTCCAGATGCCGCTTGCCCAGAGCCTTGGCGAGCCGGGCGGGCACACGATGATCGAGCCGTGGTTGATGATGAATTGGCACCGCACCATGGACTGGCTGCTGCTGGCGCCGACCCTGTCCGCACAGCAAGCCCTCGACTGGGGTTTGCTCAACAGGGTGGTGCCGCGCGAAGAACTCGAGAATGTCGTCGAGGAGATGGCGCGCAAGATCGCCCAAATCCCATTGACCACGTTGATGGCGGTGAAGAACAACGTGAAGCGGGCCTGGGAATTGATGGGCATGCGGGTGCACCTCCAGGTCAGCCACATCCTGACCAACATGGTCGGCGCGGCGTCCGATGTTCAGCAGCGTCGAGCCGAACTCACGCAGTCGGGTCTGAAGCCCCGCGATTTCGTCGACCGTGACGAGTAG
- a CDS encoding class I SAM-dependent methyltransferase: protein MTDKERQRWDERYASQGPAVIDEVQLPGVFAPYAHVFPNGGIALDLACGQGLGSIWLARRGLAVWGVDISPVAIRYARDLAQRNGVGNRCQFDVFDLDHGLPSGPPVDVILCHRFRDRRLDHAIIERLVPGGLLAIAAHSEVDAVPGRFRATPGELTTAFAELHLVAAGEGQGQAWLLARA from the coding sequence GTGACCGATAAGGAGCGGCAACGCTGGGACGAACGGTATGCGAGCCAGGGACCGGCGGTGATCGATGAGGTGCAGCTGCCGGGAGTCTTTGCGCCATATGCCCATGTGTTCCCCAACGGGGGAATAGCTCTTGATCTCGCCTGCGGCCAAGGACTCGGCTCGATCTGGCTGGCCCGCCGCGGCTTGGCTGTTTGGGGAGTCGACATCTCGCCGGTCGCCATTAGATATGCACGAGATCTAGCCCAGCGCAATGGAGTTGGTAATCGATGCCAATTCGATGTCTTTGATCTCGACCACGGGCTACCCTCCGGACCGCCGGTCGACGTCATCCTTTGCCACAGGTTCCGCGACCGCCGTCTAGACCACGCGATCATCGAACGCCTGGTGCCGGGAGGACTACTCGCGATCGCCGCGCATAGTGAAGTCGATGCGGTCCCGGGCCGCTTTCGCGCAACGCCCGGCGAGCTGACCACCGCATTCGCCGAACTGCACCTGGTTGCGGCGGGCGAAGGTCAGGGCCAAGCGTGGCTGCTGGCACGAGCCTGA
- a CDS encoding Rieske 2Fe-2S domain-containing protein: protein MAKPPLSMKPTGWFQVAWSAEIGAGDVHRMKYFGREMVAWRAASGTLTVMDAYCEHLGAHLGYGGHVQGDRIVCPFHGWEWNQDGRNVCIPYQDRPNRGRRIRTFPVAERNESVYIWHDVDGRDPYFDVPDVFASFADGSAQDYYPAYPHASLYRERLELHPQYVLENGVDFAHFKFVHKTPFVPKFTRQEFDGPVSYVDFTIAFDAVEGMSADTMNSGVEAINGGLGVAVTKSWGMIDNRTISAITPVDEETSDVRFMVYIGRLPGDDSPQPPPKAQGFAQAVIDQFLADVHIWSHQRYSDTPALAGAENAGFKALRAWAKRFYPEGRQDDTRSPRLVRADAKRSDSRRKAEIP from the coding sequence ATGGCAAAGCCGCCTCTGTCGATGAAGCCGACGGGATGGTTCCAAGTCGCATGGTCCGCCGAGATTGGCGCCGGTGACGTCCACCGGATGAAGTATTTCGGTCGCGAGATGGTGGCCTGGCGAGCCGCCTCGGGCACGCTGACCGTGATGGATGCCTATTGCGAACACCTCGGCGCCCATCTGGGTTATGGCGGTCATGTGCAAGGCGACCGAATCGTGTGTCCGTTCCACGGCTGGGAGTGGAACCAGGACGGCCGCAACGTGTGTATCCCATACCAGGATCGACCCAATCGGGGGCGGCGTATTCGCACGTTTCCTGTGGCGGAACGCAACGAATCGGTCTACATCTGGCACGATGTCGATGGCCGCGACCCCTATTTCGACGTTCCGGACGTATTCGCAAGTTTCGCCGACGGCAGCGCCCAGGATTACTATCCGGCCTACCCGCACGCCAGCCTCTATCGCGAACGCCTGGAATTGCATCCGCAGTACGTGCTCGAAAACGGCGTCGATTTCGCGCATTTCAAGTTCGTGCACAAGACTCCGTTCGTCCCTAAGTTCACCCGGCAGGAGTTCGACGGCCCGGTGTCCTACGTCGACTTCACGATCGCGTTCGACGCCGTCGAAGGGATGTCGGCGGACACGATGAACAGTGGTGTCGAGGCCATCAACGGCGGACTCGGGGTGGCCGTGACGAAAAGCTGGGGCATGATCGACAACCGGACGATTTCGGCCATTACCCCGGTGGACGAGGAGACCTCCGACGTTCGGTTCATGGTCTATATCGGTCGCTTGCCCGGCGATGACTCACCGCAGCCGCCGCCCAAGGCGCAGGGCTTCGCGCAAGCGGTGATCGATCAGTTTCTCGCCGATGTCCATATCTGGTCGCACCAGCGTTACTCCGATACTCCCGCGCTGGCCGGCGCAGAGAACGCCGGCTTCAAGGCCCTACGCGCCTGGGCCAAGCGGTTTTATCCAGAAGGCCGACAGGACGACACGCGCTCGCCTCGTCTGGTCCGGGCCGACGCCAAGCGTTCCGATAGTCGCAGAAAGGCCGAAATCCCATGA
- a CDS encoding enoyl-CoA hydratase/isomerase family protein, whose protein sequence is MDLNETRERIIFEKEGPIARVTLNWPEKANAQDQKLAEEVDAALLDADRDYDIKVLILKANGKGFCSGHAIGNNAVDYPEFVEGAKVMGTPWKPQTDLFVKPILNLWEFSKPTIAAVHGYCVGGGTHYGLTTDIVIAAEDAYFSYPPLQGFGMPSGECSIEPWVFMNWRRAAYYLYLAEVIDAKKALEVGLVNEVVARDQLEARADAIARHIAQAPLTTLLATKANLKRAWELMGMRVHWQSSNDLVALASISKDVQQLIQQVFKDKVLPSEQARRQAAAAASTDGATPTS, encoded by the coding sequence ATGGATCTCAACGAGACCCGCGAAAGAATCATCTTCGAAAAGGAAGGTCCTATCGCCCGCGTTACGCTCAACTGGCCGGAGAAGGCGAACGCCCAAGACCAGAAGCTGGCCGAGGAAGTGGACGCCGCATTGCTTGACGCGGACCGCGATTACGACATCAAGGTGCTGATCCTCAAAGCAAACGGCAAAGGCTTCTGTTCGGGTCACGCGATTGGCAACAATGCGGTCGACTACCCGGAGTTCGTCGAGGGCGCCAAGGTCATGGGCACCCCGTGGAAGCCGCAGACCGACCTCTTCGTCAAACCGATCCTGAACCTCTGGGAGTTCTCCAAGCCGACCATCGCGGCCGTGCACGGCTATTGTGTCGGCGGGGGCACCCACTACGGGCTGACCACCGACATCGTCATCGCCGCCGAGGACGCCTACTTTTCCTACCCGCCGCTGCAGGGCTTCGGCATGCCGTCGGGCGAATGTTCGATCGAACCTTGGGTTTTCATGAACTGGCGCCGCGCGGCCTACTACCTGTACCTGGCTGAGGTCATCGACGCCAAGAAGGCGCTGGAGGTCGGTCTGGTCAACGAGGTCGTTGCGCGCGACCAACTGGAGGCGCGTGCCGACGCCATCGCACGCCACATCGCCCAAGCACCGCTGACCACGCTGCTGGCGACCAAGGCCAACCTGAAACGAGCTTGGGAACTGATGGGCATGCGGGTGCACTGGCAAAGCTCCAACGACCTCGTCGCGCTCGCATCGATCAGCAAGGACGTGCAGCAGCTGATACAGCAGGTGTTCAAGGACAAGGTGCTGCCGTCCGAGCAAGCCCGGCGCCAGGCCGCGGCTGCCGCATCGACCGATGGCGCGACACCCACGAGTTAG
- a CDS encoding thiamine pyrophosphate-dependent dehydrogenase E1 component subunit alpha, whose translation MVLMKAADDRLSKGIGTGEFMCVYWPSRGQEAIAAAMGATLRPDDQLVTTYRGLHDLIGKGVPLEEIYGEMMGRTVGASRGKGGTMHIANPDTGVMLSTGIVGAGPPVAVGLAMAAKRKGIDRVTVVSFGDGATNTGSFHEAANMAALWDLPLVFVCQNNQYAEMTPTADTMKLEHVADRAAGYGIPGVRVDGNDPLAVTAALEEALDRARAGGGPTFIECVTFRFRGHYFGDRMAYIPKDQLAAATAADPVPRFRNHLTENDICTEDELDRIDNDAATTVETALRTVMAAGSPSIDELDRDVYAIPIRYPV comes from the coding sequence ATGGTGCTGATGAAAGCGGCCGACGACCGGTTGTCCAAGGGCATTGGGACCGGGGAATTCATGTGCGTGTACTGGCCGTCCCGCGGCCAGGAAGCCATCGCCGCCGCGATGGGTGCAACGCTGCGGCCCGACGACCAGCTGGTCACGACCTACCGCGGGTTGCACGATCTCATCGGCAAGGGCGTCCCGCTCGAGGAGATCTACGGCGAGATGATGGGCCGCACCGTCGGCGCCAGCCGCGGCAAGGGCGGCACCATGCACATCGCCAACCCCGACACGGGGGTGATGCTGTCCACCGGGATCGTCGGCGCCGGACCGCCCGTCGCGGTCGGACTGGCCATGGCGGCCAAGCGCAAGGGCATCGACCGCGTCACCGTAGTCAGCTTCGGCGACGGCGCCACCAATACCGGCTCGTTCCACGAGGCGGCCAACATGGCCGCTCTCTGGGATCTGCCCCTGGTCTTCGTCTGCCAGAACAACCAGTACGCGGAGATGACGCCGACCGCGGACACGATGAAGCTCGAACATGTTGCCGACCGCGCCGCCGGGTACGGAATCCCGGGTGTTCGCGTCGACGGCAATGATCCATTGGCGGTGACGGCGGCGCTCGAGGAGGCGCTGGATAGAGCGCGTGCTGGTGGCGGTCCGACGTTCATCGAGTGCGTGACGTTCCGATTCCGCGGCCACTACTTCGGTGACCGGATGGCCTATATCCCCAAGGATCAGCTGGCCGCGGCCACGGCCGCGGATCCGGTGCCACGGTTCCGCAACCACCTCACGGAAAACGATATCTGCACCGAGGACGAACTCGACCGCATCGACAACGACGCCGCGACAACGGTGGAAACGGCGTTGCGCACGGTTATGGCCGCTGGTTCGCCTTCGATCGATGAACTCGACCGCGACGTCTATGCGATCCCAATCAGATATCCGGTGTAA
- a CDS encoding FAD-binding protein, with the protein MTTEWDRSVDLLIAGSGGGGMAAALAALDSGIEPLIVEKQALVGGSTGLSGGMVWLPNNPLMRADGIPDSHEDGLAYFDAVVGDIGPASSPARREMFLTAGYEMIDFLTRKGVRFVRCPGWSDYYPNHNGGNEAGRAIEGIPFDAAELGAWSDKLQPPLAKNYGYVVLTNELRSVQYFNRSPRAFAVAAKVFARTNAARIARRQMLTNGASLIGQMLKVLIALSDGHPPLWTNAAMDDLIVEDGRVVGARVIHDGAAVNIAARKGVLLAAGGFGHNAEMRRRYSGDQPNEGQWSIANAGDTGEVLHTAMRLGAKTDLLDEAWWLPSVFIANGGAAAASLGSGRQRPGAIYVDSTGRRFCNESNSYVEVGKAMYANKAVPCWMVFDEGYIGRYISGANPFRHRRMPEELIERGAVLRGDSIADLARQIDVPPNALERTVQRFNGFAAKGLDPDFGRGQSAYNNCLGDPGYRPNAALGPLTQAPYYATRVVPADVGTCGGVITNEHAQVLDRNDRVIDGLYATGNVTATVMGRNYLGAGGSIAYTMVFGYVAARHVAGR; encoded by the coding sequence ATGACCACCGAGTGGGACCGCTCCGTCGACCTGCTCATCGCAGGCAGCGGCGGGGGCGGCATGGCCGCAGCACTGGCCGCGCTCGACTCCGGAATCGAGCCGCTGATTGTCGAGAAGCAAGCCCTGGTGGGTGGTTCCACCGGACTTTCCGGCGGCATGGTGTGGCTGCCCAACAACCCGCTGATGCGCGCCGACGGCATCCCGGACTCGCACGAGGATGGTCTGGCCTACTTCGACGCCGTCGTCGGCGACATCGGCCCGGCCTCATCGCCGGCGCGCCGCGAGATGTTCCTCACCGCGGGCTACGAGATGATCGACTTCCTGACGCGCAAGGGCGTTCGATTCGTGCGGTGCCCGGGCTGGAGCGACTACTACCCGAATCACAACGGCGGCAACGAAGCAGGTCGCGCGATCGAAGGCATCCCGTTCGACGCCGCCGAGCTAGGGGCCTGGAGCGACAAGCTGCAGCCCCCGCTGGCCAAGAACTATGGATACGTGGTGCTGACCAACGAGTTGCGGTCGGTTCAGTATTTCAACCGATCACCACGCGCATTCGCCGTGGCAGCGAAGGTCTTTGCCCGCACCAACGCTGCGCGCATCGCCCGGCGTCAGATGCTGACCAACGGCGCATCGCTGATCGGTCAGATGCTCAAAGTTCTGATCGCCCTCAGCGACGGACACCCACCGCTGTGGACCAATGCCGCCATGGACGATCTCATTGTCGAGGATGGCCGCGTGGTGGGGGCCCGGGTGATTCACGACGGCGCCGCGGTGAACATTGCGGCGCGCAAGGGAGTTCTGCTGGCCGCCGGGGGCTTTGGCCATAACGCAGAGATGCGCCGGCGCTACAGCGGTGACCAGCCCAACGAGGGACAATGGTCGATCGCCAACGCGGGTGATACCGGCGAGGTGCTGCACACGGCAATGCGACTAGGCGCGAAAACCGACCTTCTCGACGAAGCCTGGTGGCTGCCTTCGGTTTTCATCGCCAACGGCGGCGCCGCCGCGGCGTCGCTCGGCTCGGGACGACAACGCCCCGGAGCCATTTATGTCGACTCAACGGGCCGTCGGTTCTGCAACGAGTCGAACTCCTACGTCGAGGTCGGCAAGGCGATGTACGCCAATAAGGCGGTGCCGTGCTGGATGGTCTTCGACGAGGGTTATATCGGCAGATACATCTCGGGGGCAAACCCGTTCAGACACCGCCGCATGCCCGAAGAACTGATCGAGCGGGGCGCGGTCCTGCGGGGCGACAGCATCGCCGATCTCGCACGCCAGATCGACGTCCCGCCCAACGCGCTGGAGCGGACGGTGCAGCGCTTCAACGGTTTTGCGGCCAAGGGCCTCGACCCCGACTTCGGGCGCGGCCAGTCCGCGTACAACAACTGCCTGGGCGATCCCGGGTATCGCCCGAACGCCGCGCTGGGGCCGCTTACGCAGGCGCCGTATTACGCCACGAGGGTTGTTCCGGCCGATGTCGGAACATGTGGAGGAGTGATCACCAACGAGCACGCACAGGTCCTCGACCGGAACGACCGCGTGATCGACGGGCTGTACGCGACGGGCAACGTCACGGCGACGGTGATGGGCCGAAACTATCTGGGCGCGGGCGGAAGTATTGCCTACACGATGGTGTTCGGCTACGTCGCCGCGCGGCATGTCGCGGGCCGCTAA
- a CDS encoding DUF5073 family protein: MTGFDQERVSRAVGSALAGPGGVGLVVKVFTAVPGVVHLPARRGFFRSEPERIQIGDWRYEVTRDGRLSAAHVVNGIVLADTVLAAGAVGPHVAHALAKVVSSFGPTILPSIDAALEMLETFGGRGY, encoded by the coding sequence ATGACCGGCTTCGACCAGGAGCGCGTCAGCCGCGCCGTCGGGTCGGCCCTGGCCGGCCCTGGGGGAGTCGGGCTGGTGGTCAAGGTGTTTACGGCAGTTCCCGGCGTCGTGCACCTTCCGGCCCGACGAGGGTTCTTCCGATCGGAGCCGGAAAGAATTCAGATCGGTGATTGGCGGTATGAGGTCACCCGGGACGGTCGACTGAGCGCCGCCCACGTGGTGAATGGCATCGTGCTAGCCGATACCGTCCTGGCGGCCGGCGCCGTCGGGCCGCACGTCGCCCACGCACTCGCGAAGGTAGTCAGCAGCTTCGGGCCAACCATTCTTCCCAGCATCGACGCCGCCCTGGAGATGCTCGAGACGTTCGGCGGCCGCGGGTACTGA
- a CDS encoding biotin/lipoyl-containing protein yields the protein MADFIIRIPRVSVAISEAELTELLVDTGQHVEEGTPIYVIATEKVEQEIEAGMSGTVQWTGQVGTTYDIGAEIGVITS from the coding sequence ATGGCTGACTTCATTATTCGCATTCCGCGGGTATCAGTGGCCATCTCGGAAGCCGAGCTCACCGAGCTTCTCGTCGACACCGGCCAGCATGTCGAGGAGGGCACCCCAATCTATGTCATCGCCACCGAGAAAGTGGAGCAGGAAATCGAAGCAGGTATGTCGGGCACAGTGCAATGGACCGGCCAGGTTGGAACCACCTACGACATCGGCGCCGAAATCGGCGTCATCACTTCATAG